In Bubalus bubalis isolate 160015118507 breed Murrah chromosome 3, NDDB_SH_1, whole genome shotgun sequence, a genomic segment contains:
- the C3H17orf78 gene encoding uncharacterized protein C17orf78 homolog isoform X1 encodes MDTILVFSLIITSYDVTKKELRDSSCQVEPLPDLFPKDVRSIRAELIREAQAEAKRPMFIQNQTVATLQCLGSGSKVKVNLAYSEKRQKVKDILKNLRVVTVPCRNSTAPPSCHLTPASKVQAGFLVTGKAFLPGVSQCKVYPVMGASSETYPSTTTSITPGKKGDKTTKIDGFSSPLNQDTDENLEKRKKWSIVVKVLIAVTLFVSGLAITVFVIFEVPCPSRCQQVRELCQCQRLWRRPRKEDRQPGTAESQPDTQPKKESVGQEAPNSSSPKKAVEITVVHQTYF; translated from the exons ATGGATACCATCTTGGTTTTCAGCCTAATCATTACATCCTACGATGTTACCAAGAAAG AACTCAGGGATAGCAGCTGCCAAGTGGAACCACTGCCCGATCTCTTCCCAAAGGATGTGAGAAGCATCAGAGCTGAGCTAATTCGAG aagCTCAGGCAGAAGCCAAAAGGCCCATGTTCATTCAAAACCAGACTGTGGCTACCTTGCAGTGTCTTGGTTCTGGGAGCAAAGTGAAAGTTAACCTTGCATATtcagaaaaaaggcaaaaggtCAAGGACATTCTGAAGAACCTGAGAGTCGTGACTGTTCCCTGCAGAAACAGCACGGCCCCCCCAAGCTGTCACCTAACCCCTGCATCCAAGGTTCAGGCTGGATTCCTTGTGACAGGCAAAG CTTTTTTACCAGGGGTCTCTCAGTGTAAGGTCTATCCAGTGATGGGGGCTTCATCAGAGACTTATCCCTCCACTACTACCTCCATAACTCCTGGGAAGAAAGGAGACAAAACTACAAAGATTGATGGTTTTTCTAGTCCTCTGAATCAAG acACAGATGAGAAcctagagaagaggaagaaatggagcATTGTGGTCAAGGTTCTGATTGCAGTCACCTTGTTTGTCAGTGGACTCGCCATTACCGTGTTCGTCATTTTTGAAGTGCCGTGCCCT AGTCGATGTCAACAAGTCAGAGAGCTATGCCAGTGCCAGCGGTTGTGGAGAAGGCCAAGGAAGGAAGACCGGCAACCTGGGACAGCTGAATCCCAGCCTGACACTCAGCCCAAAAAGGAAAGT GTTGGACAAGAGGCTCCCAATTCATCAAGTCCCAAGAAAGCTGTAGAGATCACCGTGGTCCACCAGACATACTTCTGA
- the C3H17orf78 gene encoding uncharacterized protein C17orf78 homolog isoform X2: MDTILVFSLIITSYDVTKKELRDSSCQVEPLPDLFPKDVRSIRAELIREAQAEAKRPMFIQNQTVATLQCLGSGSKVKVNLAYSEKRQKVKDILKNLRVVTVPCRNSTAPPSCHLTPASKVQAGFLVTGKESMSTSQRAMPVPAVVEKAKEGRPATWDS, from the exons ATGGATACCATCTTGGTTTTCAGCCTAATCATTACATCCTACGATGTTACCAAGAAAG AACTCAGGGATAGCAGCTGCCAAGTGGAACCACTGCCCGATCTCTTCCCAAAGGATGTGAGAAGCATCAGAGCTGAGCTAATTCGAG aagCTCAGGCAGAAGCCAAAAGGCCCATGTTCATTCAAAACCAGACTGTGGCTACCTTGCAGTGTCTTGGTTCTGGGAGCAAAGTGAAAGTTAACCTTGCATATtcagaaaaaaggcaaaaggtCAAGGACATTCTGAAGAACCTGAGAGTCGTGACTGTTCCCTGCAGAAACAGCACGGCCCCCCCAAGCTGTCACCTAACCCCTGCATCCAAGGTTCAGGCTGGATTCCTTGTGACAGGCAAAG AGTCGATGTCAACAAGTCAGAGAGCTATGCCAGTGCCAGCGGTTGTGGAGAAGGCCAAGGAAGGAAGACCGGCAACCTGGGACAGCTGA